A window of Trichomycterus rosablanca isolate fTriRos1 chromosome 5, fTriRos1.hap1, whole genome shotgun sequence contains these coding sequences:
- the pcgf6 gene encoding polycomb group RING finger protein 6, whose product MDENRERSESCGKDSSGSYGEDKARSDRNTCGEHLLPLREMYPYIRCGLCNGFFIDATTITECLHTFCKSCIVKHFFYSNRCPNCAIIVHQTQPLYNIRPDRQLQDIVYKMVPHLEEVERTRSSAFYKERRLAVKSQNEKQGDQMPQSFFTIPPELDVSLMLEFVGAEEGIENFKPLERRYIRVSGEATIRHVELFIRRKMELSSDLQVDVVCGEHLLEQRQSLREVKNTMGETALQDGMLVLQFGLVLPTD is encoded by the exons ATGGATGAGAACAGGGAGAGAAGTGAAAGTTGTGGTAAAGACTCTTCTGGCTCTTACGGTGAAGACAAAGCTCGAAGTGACAGGAACACCTGTGGAGAG CATTTACTGCCACTCAGGGAAATGTATCCTTATATTCGCTGTGGTCTCTGCAATGGGTTCTTCATCGATGCCACCACCATCACTGAATGTCTTCATACAT TCTGTAAAAGCTGCATTGTCAAGCACTTCTTCTACAGTAACAGATGTCCCAACTGTGCCATTATCGTTCATCAAACTCAACCACTGTATAATATAAG ACCTGACAGGCAATTGCAAGATATTGTTTACAAAATGGTTCCACATTTAGAGGAAG TGGAGAGAACACGAAGTAGCGCATTTTACAAAGAAAGAAGACTCGCGGTGAAGTCTCAGAACGAAAAACAAGGAGACCAGATGCCCCAATCTTTTTTTACCATTCCTCCAGAGCTCGATGTGTCACTGATGCTGGAGTTTGTCGG AGCTGAAGAGGGTATTGAGAATTTTAAG cCTCTAGAGAGAAGGTACATACGTGTATCCGGTGAAGCCACTATTCGTCATGTTGAGCTCTTTATCAGAAGAAAGATGGAGTTAAGTTCAGATTTGCAG GTGGATGTTGTTTGTGGCGAGCATCTTCTAGAGCAGCGTCAGTCTTTAAGAGAAGTGAAAAACACGATGGGGGAAACTGCTTTACAG GATGGAATGCTGGTTTTACAATTTGGACTTGTGCTGCCTACTGATTGA
- the polr1c gene encoding DNA-directed RNA polymerases I and III subunit RPAC1: MAMPMSNVDEIRDRVILGEFGVKNVHSTHFPGNYPGYDDTWDFRKFKKNFRLDIVQMDENTLEFDMVGIDAAIANAFRRILIAEVPTMAVEKVFIYNNTSIVQDEILAHRLGLVPIKADPRLFEYRNAGDEEGTEIDTIQLQLKVKCTRNHRVSKDSSDPKELYLNHMVYSRDMKWVPIGNQADVFADANIGPVHEDILLAQLRPGQELDIVMHCVKGIGKDHAKFSPVATASYRLLPEITLLEPVEGEKAERLKHCFSAGVIELENVDGKQVAKVVNSRLDTCSREVLRHDDLKGLVKLGRVRDHFIFSVESTGILPPDVLVSEAVNVLIAKCQKFLSELDSVSEME, from the exons ATGGCGATGCCTATGAGCAACGTGGATGAAATCCGCGACAGAGTGATTTTGGGTGAAtttggtgttaaaaat GTTCATTCCACACATTTCCCTGGAAATTACCCTGGTTATGATGACACATGGGACTTCAGAAAATTTAAAAAG AATTTCAGGCTTGACATTGTTCAAATGGATGAAAACACATTGGAGTTTGATATGGTGGGAATAGACGCTGCCATTGCCAATGCTTTCCGGAGGATACTGATCGCTGAG GTCCCAACCATGGCAGTTGAAAAGGTTTTCATTTACAACAATACATCTATCGTTCAAGATGAGATCTTAGCCCACAGACTCGGCCTGGTACCAATCAAAGCGGATCCTCGTCTTTTTGAGTACAGAAATGCTG GTGATGAGGAAGGCACTGAAATTGACACAATTCAGCTTCAGTTAAAAGTAAAATGCACAAGGAATCACAGGGTATCCAAAGACTCATCAGATCCCAAAGAGCTGTACCTTAATCACATGG TGTACTCCAGAGACATGAAGTGGGTACCTATTGGAAACCAGGCTGATGTGTTTGCTGATGCTAATATTGGTCCTGTGCATGAAGACATTCTCTTGGCTCAGCTGCGGCCGGGTCAAGAGCTAGACATAGTCATGCACTGTGTTAAAGGAatag GCAAGGACCATGCCAAGTTTTCCCCAGTGGCCACTGCTAGTTATAGGCTACTTCCTGAGATCACATTACTGGAGCCAGTCGAAGGAGAAAAAGCTGAGAGATTAAAACACTGTTTCTCAGCTGGAGTGATTGAACTggagaatgttgatg GAAAACAAGTCGCTAAAGTAGTCAACAGTCGACTGGACACATGCAGCAGAGAGGTGCTCAGGCATGATGACCTTAAGGGTTTGGTAAAACTAGGAAGAGTGCGAGACCATTTCATAT TCTCAGTGGAGTCTACGGGAATCCTACCACCTGATGTGCTGGTCAGTGAGGCAGTAAATGTACTCATTGCCAAGTGCCAGAAATTTCTCAGTGAGCTTGATTCAGTGTCTGAAATGGAATAG